A genomic segment from Sphingomonas astaxanthinifaciens DSM 22298 encodes:
- the nth gene encoding endonuclease III, giving the protein MKKAQVADIYLRLAELNPEPVGELEWVNPYTLLVAVALSAQATDVSVNLATRKLFAVAQTPEQMLALGEAGIREHIKTIGLFNTKAKNLILMAQQLIERHGGEVPTERSALEELAGVGRKTANVVLNIAFGTPTIAVDTHVFRVANRTGMAPGKTPLAVELKLEKVTPPMFMRHAHHWLILHGRYICKARAPECWRCPIVDLCGFRGKKLVPPKSRTAQGDGQAR; this is encoded by the coding sequence GTGAAGAAAGCCCAGGTCGCCGACATTTATCTGCGGCTGGCCGAGCTCAATCCCGAGCCGGTAGGCGAGCTCGAGTGGGTCAACCCTTACACCTTGCTGGTCGCGGTCGCTCTGTCGGCGCAGGCCACCGATGTCAGCGTGAACCTGGCGACACGCAAGCTGTTCGCAGTCGCCCAGACGCCGGAGCAGATGCTCGCCCTCGGGGAGGCCGGGATCAGGGAGCACATCAAGACGATCGGACTGTTTAACACCAAGGCCAAGAATCTCATCCTGATGGCGCAGCAGCTGATCGAGCGGCACGGCGGCGAGGTCCCGACCGAACGCTCGGCGCTGGAGGAGCTGGCCGGTGTCGGGCGCAAGACCGCCAATGTGGTGCTCAACATCGCGTTCGGCACCCCGACCATCGCGGTCGACACCCACGTTTTCCGGGTCGCCAACCGGACCGGAATGGCGCCCGGAAAGACCCCGCTCGCGGTCGAGCTCAAGCTCGAGAAGGTGACGCCGCCAATGTTCATGCGCCACGCGCATCACTGGCTGATCCTGCACGGACGCTACATCTGCAAGGCGCGCGCGCCCGAATGCTGGCGCTGCCCGATCGTCGACCTGTGCGGCTTTCGCGGTAAGAAGCTTGTCCCGCCTAAGTCCAGGACCGCGCAAGGCGACGGCCAAGCCCGGTAA
- the dapB gene encoding 4-hydroxy-tetrahydrodipicolinate reductase: MRTEKQPLRLTLVAPNGRMGRAIAAAAEADGGYVIDPDHGDVIVDFSAPDALAGSLERAVRASIPILVGTTGLDDFADRRIAEASRSVAVLRASNTSLGVALLAELVERAARVLGDGWDVEVLEMHHRLKKDAPSGTALTLGEAAARGLGVPFEREDARSGRGLERKDGAIGFAALRGGTVVGDHDVIFAGPEERLILSHRAENRMIFARGALTAAAFLHGREPGLYGMRDVVGAL; this comes from the coding sequence ATGCGGACCGAGAAGCAGCCCCTTCGCCTGACGCTCGTCGCGCCCAATGGGCGGATGGGCCGAGCCATTGCCGCCGCCGCCGAGGCCGATGGCGGCTATGTGATCGATCCCGATCATGGCGATGTGATCGTCGATTTCTCGGCCCCCGACGCGCTCGCGGGCTCACTCGAGCGCGCGGTCCGGGCATCGATCCCGATCCTGGTCGGAACCACCGGTCTCGACGATTTTGCCGACCGGCGCATCGCCGAGGCAAGCCGCTCGGTCGCCGTGCTGCGTGCGTCGAATACCTCGCTCGGGGTCGCCCTGCTTGCCGAACTGGTCGAGCGTGCCGCGCGCGTGCTGGGCGACGGCTGGGACGTCGAGGTCCTGGAGATGCACCATCGACTGAAGAAGGACGCCCCATCGGGCACCGCACTGACGCTTGGGGAAGCGGCCGCGCGCGGACTTGGCGTGCCATTCGAGCGCGAGGACGCCCGCAGCGGCCGCGGCCTTGAACGGAAGGACGGCGCGATCGGGTTCGCGGCCCTGCGCGGCGGAACAGTGGTCGGCGACCATGATGTCATCTTCGCCGGGCCCGAGGAGCGCCTGATTCTCTCGCACCGCGCCGAGAACCGGATGATCTTCGCCCGCGGCGCACTCACGGCGGCCGCTTTCCTTCATGGCCGGGAACCGGGGCTCTACGGCATGCGCGACGTGGTCGGGGCGCTGTGA
- a CDS encoding acyl-CoA thioesterase — MYRHAIGIDPADIDHMGHVNNSVYLKWVQEAVVRYWEGVAPAEAVGRHLWVALKHEIEFRRPTFLEDVVVADVIAERVQGAKALFTTVIRRGEEVLAEVKSTWCCLDATSLRPARLAKDVVGRFIGG, encoded by the coding sequence ATGTACCGCCACGCCATCGGGATCGACCCTGCCGACATCGACCACATGGGTCACGTCAACAATAGCGTCTACCTCAAGTGGGTGCAGGAGGCGGTGGTGCGCTACTGGGAGGGGGTCGCCCCCGCCGAGGCCGTCGGGCGGCACCTGTGGGTCGCACTCAAGCACGAGATCGAGTTTCGACGCCCGACCTTTCTTGAGGACGTCGTGGTGGCGGACGTCATCGCCGAGCGCGTTCAGGGCGCCAAGGCCCTCTTCACGACGGTGATCCGCCGCGGCGAGGAAGTGCTGGCCGAAGTGAAGAGCACCTGGTGCTGCCTTGACGCGACCTCGCTCCGCCCCGCCCGCCTCGCCAAGGACGTGGTCGGTCGTTTCATCGGCGGCTGA
- a CDS encoding NAD-dependent deacylase yields the protein MVAGRQQNGEVLLVLTGAGISADSGVATFRGPDGLWEGHRVEDVATPEAFARDPALVHAFYDARRARLGAVEPNAAHHALARLERDWPGEFLLVTQNVDDLHERAGSRHLIHMHGELKSGWCRACDARMPWDGPMGTSAVCPACRGAGQVRPDIVWFGEMPYAMDRIEEALSRCTLFASIGTSGAVYPAAGFVQTARYVGARTIELNLDPSQGSIFFHQTRLGRASKIVPAWVEELLA from the coding sequence ATGGTTGCGGGTCGCCAACAAAATGGAGAAGTCCTGCTCGTCCTGACCGGGGCGGGGATCTCGGCCGACAGCGGGGTCGCGACCTTCCGCGGGCCCGACGGCCTGTGGGAGGGGCACCGGGTCGAGGATGTCGCGACGCCCGAGGCCTTCGCCCGCGATCCCGCGCTCGTCCATGCCTTCTACGACGCCCGCCGGGCTCGGCTTGGTGCCGTCGAGCCAAACGCCGCCCACCATGCGCTCGCAAGGCTCGAACGCGATTGGCCGGGTGAATTCCTTCTCGTCACCCAGAATGTCGACGATCTCCACGAGCGCGCCGGCTCGCGCCATCTCATCCACATGCACGGCGAATTGAAGAGTGGCTGGTGCCGCGCCTGCGACGCGCGAATGCCTTGGGACGGCCCGATGGGAACGAGCGCCGTCTGCCCTGCATGCCGAGGCGCCGGGCAGGTCCGCCCCGACATCGTCTGGTTCGGCGAAATGCCCTACGCCATGGACCGGATCGAAGAAGCGCTGTCGCGTTGCACCCTGTTCGCCTCGATCGGCACCTCGGGGGCGGTCTATCCGGCGGCGGGCTTCGTCCAGACCGCCCGCTACGTCGGCGCCAGGACGATCGAGCTCAACCTCGACCCCAGTCAGGGCAGCATCTTCTTCCACCAGACCCGCCTTGGCCGCGCGTCCAAGATCGTGCCCGCCTGGGTCGAGGAATTGCTCGCCTGA
- a CDS encoding DUF7684 family protein: MIEERLHYVRIAENEALPDLRDRAPFRALVILEASYSDDWQAEASKWLVDQGCRYMMAWGPRCTTWDDSVDLAVVGSGEHEIAEDDFVMTTWHDDESLESAMWYAQFNALSSYADVPLVDAVLLHVSPTERETDLRALWEQARDLADREAGQASNSSTQAGTILDARPRRVWWKKMLP, encoded by the coding sequence TTGATCGAAGAGCGACTTCATTACGTCCGCATCGCGGAAAACGAAGCGCTTCCAGATTTGAGGGATCGCGCTCCGTTTCGGGCACTGGTCATCCTCGAGGCGTCATATAGCGACGATTGGCAAGCCGAGGCCAGCAAATGGCTGGTCGATCAGGGATGCCGCTACATGATGGCGTGGGGACCAAGGTGTACAACTTGGGACGACAGCGTCGACTTGGCAGTGGTCGGCAGTGGCGAACACGAGATTGCCGAAGACGACTTCGTGATGACGACCTGGCACGACGACGAAAGCTTGGAATCGGCGATGTGGTACGCCCAGTTCAATGCCCTTTCCAGTTATGCTGACGTCCCGCTTGTGGATGCAGTCCTTCTGCACGTCTCCCCAACCGAGCGTGAAACGGATCTGCGCGCCTTGTGGGAGCAGGCGCGTGACCTTGCCGATCGCGAAGCTGGTCAGGCGAGCAATTCCTCGACCCAGGCGGGCACGATCTTGGACGCGCGGCCAAGGCGGGTCTGGTGGAAGAAGATGCTGCCCTGA
- the era gene encoding GTPase Era, which translates to MSERCGLVAVIGAPNAGKSTLVNALVGQKVAIVSPKAQTTRARLMGIAIEGQAQILLVDTPGIFAPRRRLDRAMVKAAWEGAESADRLVLVIDAAASIGKRAEMVLEGIEGRPEPKILVLNKVDIANKGDLLKFATELSARLSPEEVFMVSATSGDGVVDLKAHLARVMPEGPWHYPEDQLSDATDRMVAAELTREQIYLQLHAELPYASAVETEKWEERKDGSAVIHQQILIERDSQKAIVLGKGGARLKAIGAAAREAIAEHLGRKVHLFLHVKVAPRWAEDRGLYQDIGLDWTN; encoded by the coding sequence TTGAGTGAGCGCTGTGGCCTGGTGGCGGTGATCGGCGCCCCCAATGCGGGCAAGTCGACGCTGGTGAATGCCCTCGTCGGGCAGAAGGTCGCGATCGTCAGCCCCAAGGCGCAGACCACGCGCGCCCGGCTGATGGGGATCGCCATCGAGGGCCAGGCCCAGATCCTGCTGGTCGACACGCCGGGAATCTTCGCGCCTCGTCGGCGGCTCGACCGGGCGATGGTCAAGGCGGCCTGGGAAGGCGCCGAAAGCGCCGACCGGCTGGTGCTGGTGATCGACGCCGCGGCGAGCATCGGCAAGCGCGCCGAGATGGTCCTCGAGGGGATCGAAGGCCGGCCCGAGCCCAAGATCCTGGTCCTGAACAAGGTCGACATCGCCAACAAGGGCGACCTCCTCAAGTTCGCGACCGAACTCAGCGCCCGCCTCAGCCCCGAGGAAGTGTTCATGGTCTCGGCGACCAGCGGTGACGGCGTGGTCGACCTCAAGGCCCATCTCGCGCGCGTGATGCCCGAGGGGCCGTGGCATTATCCCGAGGACCAGCTCAGCGACGCGACCGACCGGATGGTCGCGGCGGAGCTGACCCGCGAGCAGATCTACCTCCAGCTCCACGCCGAGCTTCCTTATGCGAGCGCGGTCGAGACCGAGAAGTGGGAGGAGCGCAAGGACGGCTCCGCGGTGATCCACCAGCAGATCCTGATCGAGCGCGACAGCCAGAAAGCGATCGTCCTCGGCAAGGGTGGCGCCCGGCTGAAGGCGATCGGCGCGGCGGCGCGCGAGGCGATCGCCGAACATCTCGGGCGCAAGGTCCACCTCTTCCTGCACGTCAAGGTCGCCCCGCGCTGGGCCGAGGACCGCGGGCTCTACCAGGACATCGGGCTGGACTGGACCAATTGA
- the rnc gene encoding ribonuclease III, whose translation MSAEIETFVRERLGHRPASLALFVRALTHGSAARESYERLEFLGDRVLGLAIARWLFERFPDEPEGKMSRRYNALVARETCAEVGREWGVPALIRLGKQAREDGALLSDNVVGDAVEALLGALLIDAGMDAAERVIRASWAAYLDNQKKAPQHPKSQLQEVAAARGFKPPVYELLGQFGRHHAPTFRVKVSVGSAGDAEAEGASKQEAETAAAAALLEKIC comes from the coding sequence TTGAGCGCCGAGATCGAGACCTTCGTCCGCGAGCGGCTTGGGCACCGGCCGGCGAGCCTCGCGCTGTTCGTACGCGCGTTGACCCATGGGAGCGCGGCGCGGGAGAGTTACGAGCGGCTCGAATTCCTCGGCGACCGGGTGCTCGGCCTCGCCATCGCGCGCTGGCTGTTTGAACGTTTTCCCGACGAGCCCGAAGGCAAGATGAGCCGGCGCTACAATGCGCTGGTGGCGCGCGAGACCTGCGCCGAGGTCGGGCGCGAATGGGGCGTTCCAGCGCTGATCCGGCTGGGCAAGCAGGCGCGCGAGGACGGTGCGCTCTTGAGCGACAATGTGGTCGGCGATGCGGTCGAGGCGTTGCTCGGCGCGCTGCTGATCGATGCCGGGATGGACGCCGCCGAGCGGGTCATCCGCGCGTCGTGGGCGGCCTATCTCGATAACCAGAAAAAGGCGCCGCAGCACCCCAAATCGCAGCTCCAGGAAGTGGCGGCGGCGCGCGGGTTCAAGCCGCCCGTCTACGAGCTGCTTGGGCAGTTCGGGCGGCATCACGCCCCCACCTTCCGGGTCAAGGTCAGCGTCGGCAGCGCCGGTGACGCCGAGGCTGAGGGAGCGAGCAAACAGGAAGCCGAAACCGCGGCTGCGGCCGCCCTGCTGGAGAAAATCTGTTGA
- the lepB gene encoding signal peptidase I, protein MATTELTREKSEKSADGSLRRGLLVLLLFAWVLRSLIIAPFSIPSGSMLPGLYIGDYLLVAKWPYGYSRASFLFGFPPISGRILASLPERGDVAVFRGPEGNDVIKRVIGLPGDTIATRDGQVILNGTPIARQRIAPVAIPLSANSPCRAVTPREAAGNCLYDAWRETLPEGRSFTVLDQVDNPVVDDFGPVKVPAGHVFMMGDNRDDSADSRISPALGGMGFVPEEALVGRALVTFWSTDGGAQWLLPWTWFGAARWDRIGMRH, encoded by the coding sequence ATGGCCACGACCGAACTCACGCGCGAGAAGAGCGAGAAAAGCGCCGACGGCAGCCTGCGGCGTGGGCTGCTGGTGCTGCTGCTGTTCGCCTGGGTGCTGCGCAGCCTGATCATCGCGCCGTTCAGCATCCCCTCGGGGTCGATGCTCCCGGGGCTCTACATCGGCGATTACCTGCTCGTCGCCAAATGGCCCTATGGCTACAGCCGGGCGAGCTTCCTGTTCGGCTTTCCGCCCATCTCGGGACGGATTCTCGCCAGCCTCCCCGAGCGCGGCGACGTCGCGGTGTTTCGCGGGCCCGAGGGCAATGACGTGATCAAGCGGGTGATCGGCCTCCCCGGCGACACGATCGCGACCCGCGACGGACAGGTGATCCTCAATGGCACGCCGATCGCTCGGCAACGGATCGCGCCGGTCGCTATCCCCTTGTCCGCCAATTCGCCGTGCCGCGCGGTCACCCCCCGTGAAGCGGCGGGCAACTGCCTCTACGACGCCTGGCGCGAAACGCTTCCCGAAGGACGCAGCTTCACCGTCCTCGACCAGGTCGACAATCCGGTGGTCGACGATTTCGGACCGGTGAAGGTCCCGGCGGGCCATGTCTTCATGATGGGCGACAATCGCGACGACAGCGCCGACAGCCGGATTTCCCCGGCGCTGGGCGGCATGGGCTTCGTCCCCGAGGAAGCCCTGGTCGGGCGCGCGCTGGTCACCTTCTGGTCGACCGACGGCGGCGCCCAGTGGCTGCTCCCCTGGACCTGGTTCGGCGCGGCGCGCTGGGACCGGATCGGAATGAGGCATTGA
- the pgi gene encoding glucose-6-phosphate isomerase produces the protein MTSLSFLADAPPAPLQKLFEEDPERATRFAHDLGGIRFDFSKTHLTADLLDRVDAAAYAAALERLVAGEVINPTEGRAAEHLAERGTGSPDAVALAAQRHSRMRALIDAIEAGAFGDITGVLHIGIGGSALGPALLVDALGRTERRYKVEILSNIDGQAVDSALARLDPATTLVAIASKTFTTAETLRNADAALAWLEEAGVEDPYGRLVAITAAPEKAVEFGIDETRVLPFAPSVGGRYSLWSSIGFPAALALGMDAFEQLLEGAALVDEHVAEVAPTANIPLIAAVGDLLYSRGLGAETRAVFAYDDRLRLLPSYLQQLVMESNGKSATLDGKAVDGATSAILWGGTGTDAQHAVFQLLHQGTHLVPVEFVAVAEGNDEQEPTHHRELLLNMLAQGAALMAGRDSGDLHRNYPGNRPSTTILLDDLDPAALGTLIAFYEHRTFAEAVLLGINPFDQFGVELGKEMARAIDDPEARAAFDPSTRALIERAGL, from the coding sequence ATGACTTCGCTGTCCTTCCTCGCCGACGCGCCCCCGGCGCCCCTACAAAAGCTGTTCGAGGAGGACCCGGAGCGCGCGACCCGCTTCGCCCATGACCTCGGCGGGATCCGCTTCGATTTTTCCAAGACGCATCTCACCGCCGATCTTCTCGACCGTGTCGACGCCGCGGCCTACGCCGCCGCGCTCGAGCGTCTCGTCGCGGGCGAGGTGATCAATCCGACCGAGGGCCGCGCCGCCGAGCATCTTGCCGAGCGCGGGACCGGCTCGCCCGATGCGGTCGCACTCGCCGCCCAGCGCCACAGCCGGATGCGCGCGCTGATCGACGCGATCGAGGCCGGCGCCTTCGGCGATATCACCGGCGTCCTCCACATCGGCATCGGCGGCTCTGCGCTCGGGCCGGCGCTGCTGGTCGACGCGCTCGGCCGGACCGAGCGGCGGTACAAGGTCGAGATCCTTTCCAACATCGACGGCCAGGCGGTCGACTCGGCGCTCGCCCGGCTCGATCCCGCGACGACTCTCGTCGCCATCGCCTCCAAGACCTTCACCACCGCCGAGACGCTGCGCAACGCCGACGCGGCGCTGGCCTGGCTCGAGGAGGCCGGGGTTGAGGATCCTTATGGCCGGCTCGTCGCCATCACCGCCGCGCCCGAGAAAGCGGTCGAGTTCGGGATCGACGAGACCCGCGTGCTGCCCTTCGCGCCGAGTGTCGGCGGGCGTTATTCGCTCTGGTCCTCGATCGGCTTTCCGGCCGCGCTCGCCCTCGGCATGGACGCCTTCGAGCAATTGCTCGAAGGGGCGGCCCTGGTCGACGAGCATGTCGCCGAGGTCGCGCCAACCGCCAACATCCCCCTCATCGCCGCGGTCGGCGACCTCCTCTACAGCCGCGGGCTCGGCGCCGAGACCCGCGCGGTCTTCGCCTATGACGACCGGCTCCGCCTGCTTCCCTCCTACCTCCAGCAGCTGGTGATGGAGTCGAACGGCAAGTCGGCCACGCTCGATGGCAAGGCGGTGGACGGTGCGACCTCGGCGATCCTGTGGGGCGGGACCGGGACTGACGCCCAGCATGCCGTCTTCCAGCTGCTCCACCAGGGCACGCATCTCGTGCCGGTCGAGTTCGTCGCGGTCGCCGAGGGGAATGACGAGCAGGAACCGACCCACCACCGCGAGCTCCTCCTCAACATGCTCGCGCAAGGGGCGGCATTGATGGCGGGGCGCGATTCCGGCGACCTCCACCGCAATTATCCCGGCAACCGGCCCTCGACCACCATCCTCCTCGACGACCTCGATCCCGCCGCGCTCGGCACGCTGATCGCCTTCTACGAACACCGCACCTTCGCCGAGGCGGTGCTGCTCGGCATCAACCCGTTCGACCAGTTCGGGGTCGAGCTTGGCAAGGAAATGGCCCGCGCCATCGACGATCCCGAGGCCCGCGCGGCCTTCGACCCATCCACCCGCGCACTCATCGAAAGGGCCGGCCTGTGA
- the gorA gene encoding glutathione-disulfide reductase: MSDFDYDLFVIGAGSGGVRASRIAASHGAKVAVAEEYRVGGTCVIRGCVPKKLLVYGAHFAEDLDDAAMFGWDVPTKRFDWQVLRDNVLAEVSRIEGAYGDTLSSHHVTILPHRATLLGPNAVRLDDGRTITAGKILIATGARPALPNIPGVEHAITSNEVFHLERMPKRVVIVGGGYIANEFAGVFHQFGAHVTIVNRSDVILRGYDEQIVDRLVKISLAKGIDFRFNSTFDAIERQEDGSLLCRMNGCDDIPADEVVFAIGRQPNTEGLGLEGVGVKLGERGEVIVDHQYRTSVPSIFAVGDVTDRVQLTPVAIREGHAFADTQFGGKPCTVDYDNIPSAVFSHPPIGAVGLTESEAKNKLGVIRTYTSDFRPMKNVLAGRNERSLYKLVVEEGSDRVVGIHMISPDAPEILQAAAIAVKAGLTKADFDATIALHPSMAEELVLMR, translated from the coding sequence GTGAGCGACTTCGACTACGACCTGTTCGTCATCGGCGCCGGCTCGGGCGGGGTTCGCGCCTCGCGCATCGCCGCCAGCCACGGCGCGAAGGTCGCCGTCGCCGAGGAATATCGCGTCGGCGGGACCTGCGTCATCCGTGGCTGCGTGCCAAAGAAGCTGCTCGTCTACGGTGCGCATTTCGCCGAGGACCTCGACGATGCCGCCATGTTCGGGTGGGACGTGCCCACCAAGCGCTTCGACTGGCAGGTGCTGCGCGACAATGTGCTGGCCGAGGTCTCGCGGATCGAGGGCGCCTATGGCGACACCCTCTCCAGCCACCACGTCACCATCCTCCCGCACCGGGCAACCCTGCTCGGCCCCAATGCCGTCCGGCTCGACGACGGGCGGACGATCACCGCGGGCAAGATCCTGATCGCCACCGGCGCCCGGCCCGCGCTGCCCAATATTCCCGGGGTCGAGCATGCGATCACCTCGAACGAGGTCTTCCACCTCGAGCGCATGCCCAAGAGGGTGGTGATCGTCGGTGGCGGCTATATCGCCAACGAATTCGCGGGCGTCTTCCACCAGTTCGGCGCGCACGTGACCATCGTCAATCGCTCCGACGTGATCCTGCGCGGCTATGACGAGCAAATCGTCGACCGGCTGGTGAAGATCAGCCTCGCCAAGGGCATCGACTTCCGCTTCAACTCGACCTTCGACGCGATCGAGCGGCAGGAGGACGGTTCGCTCCTGTGCCGGATGAACGGCTGCGACGACATTCCCGCCGACGAGGTCGTCTTCGCCATCGGCCGCCAGCCCAATACCGAAGGCCTCGGCCTCGAAGGGGTGGGCGTGAAGCTCGGCGAACGCGGCGAGGTCATCGTCGACCACCAGTATCGCACCAGCGTCCCCTCGATCTTCGCGGTCGGCGATGTCACCGACCGGGTCCAGCTGACCCCCGTCGCGATCCGCGAGGGCCATGCCTTCGCCGACACCCAGTTCGGCGGAAAGCCCTGCACGGTGGACTATGACAACATCCCAAGCGCGGTCTTCTCGCACCCGCCGATCGGCGCGGTCGGGCTGACCGAGAGCGAGGCCAAGAACAAGCTCGGGGTCATCCGGACCTACACGTCCGACTTCCGGCCGATGAAGAACGTGCTGGCGGGCCGCAACGAGCGCTCGCTCTACAAGCTGGTCGTCGAGGAAGGCTCGGACCGCGTGGTTGGGATCCACATGATCAGTCCCGACGCGCCCGAGATCCTCCAGGCCGCCGCCATCGCGGTCAAGGCGGGCCTCACCAAGGCCGATTTCGACGCCACCATCGCGCTTCACCCCAGCATGGCCGAGGAACTGGTGCTGATGCGCTAG
- a CDS encoding phytoene desaturase family protein has protein sequence MPVTYDAIIIGAGHNGLVCSYYLAKRGLKVAILEALPNVGGAAVTDEFLPGFKNSAASYTVSLLQPKVIRDLELERHGLKVVLRKIDNFLPCDGDYLLGGRGGLTRSEIVRHHAGDGEGYDRYMAELETVVPLIQKWILKTPPESGAGLSGLPTMLRLGRDLVGLSTEQVRTVHEYATKSAGDILDRHFRGDLAKALFGFDGVVGNFASPYTPGTAYVLLHHLFGEAAGVPGAWGHAIGGMGAITQAMARAAREAGVDIVLNSPAEEIIVERGRAVGVVSGGKAWRAGTVVAGVNPRLLFQRLLPKGAVSDSVDRHMSHWSCESATFRMNVALSELPSFTVKPGKGDHLTAGIIMAPSLDYMDRAYTDAKQAGWSKQPIIEMLIPTTLDKSLAPKGKHVASLFCQHFRYELPGGKSWDKVRDKVADHVIATVDAHAPGFAASVIGRQIHSPLDLERRFGLIGGDIFHGKMGLDQLFSARPMIGAADYRMPLPGLYLCGSGAHPGGGVTGAPGHNAAQAVLADRRPWKRRA, from the coding sequence GTGCCCGTGACCTACGACGCCATCATCATCGGAGCCGGCCACAACGGCCTCGTCTGCAGCTATTATCTCGCGAAGCGCGGCCTCAAGGTCGCCATCCTCGAGGCGCTGCCCAATGTCGGCGGGGCGGCCGTCACCGATGAATTCCTGCCGGGCTTCAAGAACAGCGCGGCCAGCTACACCGTCAGCTTGCTCCAGCCCAAGGTCATTCGCGACCTCGAGCTCGAGCGCCACGGCCTCAAGGTCGTCCTGCGCAAGATCGACAATTTCCTCCCTTGCGACGGCGACTATCTCCTCGGCGGGCGCGGCGGGCTGACCCGCTCCGAGATCGTCCGCCATCACGCCGGCGACGGCGAGGGCTACGACCGCTACATGGCCGAGCTCGAGACCGTGGTCCCGCTGATCCAGAAGTGGATCCTCAAGACCCCGCCAGAATCCGGCGCCGGCCTGTCGGGCCTTCCCACCATGCTTCGCCTCGGCCGCGACCTTGTCGGCCTCTCGACCGAGCAGGTCCGAACGGTCCACGAATATGCGACCAAGTCGGCCGGCGACATCCTTGACCGCCATTTCCGCGGCGACCTCGCCAAGGCTTTGTTCGGCTTCGACGGCGTGGTCGGCAACTTCGCTTCGCCCTATACGCCGGGCACCGCCTACGTCCTCCTCCACCACCTGTTCGGCGAAGCGGCTGGCGTTCCGGGCGCCTGGGGCCATGCCATCGGCGGCATGGGGGCGATCACCCAGGCTATGGCCCGCGCCGCGCGCGAGGCCGGGGTCGACATCGTCCTCAACAGCCCGGCCGAGGAAATCATCGTCGAGCGCGGCCGCGCGGTCGGCGTCGTGTCGGGCGGCAAGGCCTGGCGCGCCGGAACCGTCGTCGCGGGGGTCAATCCGCGCCTGCTCTTCCAGCGCCTCCTACCCAAGGGCGCGGTCAGCGACAGTGTCGACCGCCACATGTCCCACTGGTCGTGCGAGAGCGCGACCTTCCGGATGAACGTCGCGCTGAGCGAACTGCCGAGCTTCACCGTCAAGCCGGGCAAGGGCGACCATCTTACCGCCGGCATCATCATGGCGCCCAGCCTCGACTACATGGACCGCGCCTATACCGACGCCAAGCAGGCGGGCTGGTCGAAGCAGCCGATCATCGAAATGCTGATCCCGACCACGCTCGACAAGTCGCTCGCCCCCAAGGGCAAGCATGTCGCAAGCCTGTTCTGCCAGCATTTCCGCTACGAGCTTCCCGGCGGGAAGAGCTGGGACAAGGTCCGCGACAAGGTCGCCGACCACGTCATCGCCACCGTCGACGCGCACGCGCCCGGCTTCGCCGCCAGCGTGATCGGCCGCCAGATCCACTCGCCGCTCGACCTCGAGCGCCGCTTCGGGCTGATCGGCGGCGACATCTTCCACGGCAAGATGGGGCTCGACCAGCTGTTCAGCGCGCGGCCGATGATCGGCGCCGCCGACTATCGCATGCCCTTGCCCGGCCTCTATCTTTGCGGCTCGGGCGCGCATCCCGGCGGCGGGGTCACGG